The proteins below are encoded in one region of Streptomyces marianii:
- the fxsA gene encoding FxsA family membrane protein: protein MTTGATTPTAPKRSRARTFVPLGIAAWLVLEIWLLTLVAGAAGGLTVFALLVAGGVLGAVVIKRAGRRAFRNLSDTIQRQQSGTASTADAEDARSTGNGLLMLGGLLLMLPGLVSDAAGLLLLVPTFRTALGRRAELSLERRMRQASPGSLGDAFQQARIHRPDGKIVQGEVVREDASTGPGHEPGPRPPLTS, encoded by the coding sequence ATGACGACCGGCGCAACGACACCGACCGCCCCCAAGCGCTCACGCGCCCGCACCTTCGTTCCCCTCGGCATCGCCGCCTGGCTCGTGCTGGAGATCTGGCTGCTGACCCTCGTGGCCGGTGCCGCGGGCGGGCTCACCGTCTTCGCGCTGCTCGTGGCCGGAGGTGTGCTCGGTGCCGTGGTGATCAAACGGGCCGGCCGTCGTGCCTTCCGCAATCTGTCGGACACCATCCAGCGGCAGCAGTCGGGCACGGCGAGCACGGCAGACGCCGAGGACGCACGGAGCACCGGGAACGGCTTGCTGATGCTCGGCGGACTGCTCCTCATGCTGCCCGGCCTGGTCTCGGACGCGGCCGGTCTCCTGCTGCTCGTTCCGACCTTCCGCACGGCCCTCGGGCGGAGGGCGGAGCTGTCGCTGGAGCGCCGGATGAGGCAGGCGAGCCCCGGTTCTCTCGGCGACGCCTTCCAGCAGGCCCGTATTCACCGCCCGGACGGAAAGATCGTGCAGGGAGAGGTCGTCCGCGAGGACGCGTCCACGGGACCCGGCCACGAGCCGGGACCGCGTCCGCCGCTGACGTCGTAG
- a CDS encoding Lrp/AsnC family transcriptional regulator, translated as MEELDRQIVELLVRDGRMSYTDLGRATGLSTSAVHQRVRRLEQRGVIRGYAAVVDPEEVGLPLTAFISVKPFDPSAPDDIAERLAGVPEIEACHSVAGDENYILKVRVGTPLELEELLGQIRSLAGVSTRTTVVLSTPYEARPPRI; from the coding sequence ATGGAGGAGCTGGATCGTCAGATCGTCGAGTTGCTCGTCAGGGACGGGCGCATGAGCTACACCGATCTGGGCAGGGCCACGGGCCTGTCCACCTCGGCGGTGCACCAGCGCGTGCGCAGGCTCGAGCAGCGGGGCGTCATCCGGGGGTACGCCGCCGTCGTCGACCCCGAGGAGGTCGGACTGCCCCTCACCGCGTTCATCTCGGTGAAACCCTTCGACCCCAGTGCCCCCGACGACATCGCCGAGCGGCTGGCCGGCGTACCCGAGATCGAGGCCTGCCACAGCGTCGCCGGCGACGAGAACTACATCCTCAAGGTCCGGGTCGGAACCCCGCTCGAGCTGGAGGAACTGCTCGGCCAGATCCGCTCGCTGGCCGGTGTCTCCACGCGCACCACGGTGGTGCTCTCCACCCCGTACGAGGCACGGCCGCCGCGAATCTAG
- a CDS encoding polyprenol monophosphomannose synthase — translation MNDGGQRRYGPLGRALVIIPTYNEAENIEPIVSRVRAAVPEADILVADDNSPDGTGKIADELSAEDGQIHVLHRKGKEGLGAAYLAGFRWGIDNGYGVLVEMDADGSHQPEELPRLLTALKGADLVLGSRWVPGGRVVNWPKSREFLSRGGSTYSRLLLGVPIRDVTGGFRAFRKETLEGLGLDDVASQGYCFQVDLARRAVEAGFHVVEVPITFVERELGDSKMSRDIVVEALWRVTAWGVGTRAGKIVGRRPF, via the coding sequence ATGAACGACGGCGGTCAGCGGCGGTACGGCCCGCTCGGCAGAGCCTTGGTGATCATTCCGACCTACAACGAGGCGGAGAACATCGAGCCGATCGTCTCCCGGGTGCGTGCCGCCGTGCCGGAGGCCGACATCCTGGTCGCCGACGACAACAGCCCCGACGGCACGGGAAAGATCGCCGACGAGCTCTCGGCCGAGGACGGCCAGATCCACGTCCTGCACCGCAAGGGCAAGGAGGGCCTCGGAGCCGCCTACCTCGCGGGCTTCCGCTGGGGTATCGACAACGGCTACGGCGTCCTGGTCGAGATGGACGCCGACGGATCCCACCAGCCGGAGGAACTGCCCAGGCTCCTCACCGCGCTCAAGGGTGCCGACCTCGTGCTCGGCTCCCGGTGGGTGCCCGGCGGGCGCGTCGTGAACTGGCCGAAGTCCCGGGAGTTCCTCTCGCGCGGCGGCAGCACCTACTCGCGACTGCTGCTCGGTGTGCCGATCCGCGATGTCACGGGCGGCTTCCGCGCCTTCCGGAAGGAGACCCTCGAAGGGCTGGGGCTGGACGACGTGGCCTCGCAGGGCTACTGCTTCCAGGTGGACCTCGCCCGGCGGGCCGTGGAGGCGGGCTTCCACGTCGTGGAGGTGCCGATCACCTTCGTCGAGCGCGAGCTGGGCGACTCCAAGATGAGCCGCGACATCGTCGTCGAGGCGCTGTGGCGGGTCACCGCCTGGGGCGTCGGCACCCGGGCCGGCAAGATCGTCGGCCGTAGGCCGTTCTGA
- a CDS encoding RNA polymerase-binding protein RbpA yields the protein MSERALRGTRLVVTSYETDRGIDLAPRQAVEYACQNGHRFEMPFSVEAEIPPEWECKACGAQALLVDGDGPEEKKGKPARTHWDMLMERRTREELEEVLAERLAVLRSGAMNIAVHPRDSRKSA from the coding sequence ATGAGTGAGCGAGCTCTTCGCGGCACGCGCCTCGTGGTGACCAGCTACGAGACCGACCGCGGCATCGATCTGGCCCCGCGCCAGGCGGTGGAGTACGCATGCCAGAACGGACATCGTTTCGAGATGCCGTTCTCGGTCGAGGCGGAGATTCCGCCGGAGTGGGAGTGCAAGGCGTGCGGCGCCCAGGCACTCCTGGTGGACGGGGACGGCCCCGAGGAGAAGAAGGGGAAGCCCGCGCGTACGCACTGGGACATGCTCATGGAGCGGCGCACGCGTGAGGAGCTCGAGGAGGTGCTGGCCGAGCGGCTGGCCGTCCTCCGCTCCGGGGCCATGAACATCGCGGTGCACCCGCGCGACAGCCGGAAGTCCGCGTAA
- a CDS encoding amidohydrolase — protein MSESATPAEHRTVLLRGGEVHSPADPFATAMVVERGHVAWVGSEGAADAFASGVDEVIDLEGALVTPAFVDAHVHTTATGLALTGLDLSSAASLAEAAERIRSYAGARPADRVLIGHGWDASCWPERRPLSREELDGLTGGRPLYLTRIDVHSALVTTAMLDLVPAARGMEGFRDGEPLTGEAHHAVRAAAYASVSPGQRAEAQRAALRHAVSLGIGTVHECGGPDISSEDDFTGLLKAAAEPGPRVVGYWAETDVERARALGAAGAAGDLFADGSLGSHTACLHEPYADAPHAGAAHLDAAAVAAHVTECTEAGLQAGFHAIGDHAISNVVAGVRAAADAVGLARIRAARHRVEHAEMLTPETVAAFAELGLTASVQPAFDAAWGGDTGMYAQRLGVERARTLNPYAALLRAGVPLAFGSDSPVTPLDPWGTVRAAAFHRTPEHRVSVRAAFTAHTRGGWRAVGRDDAGTLVPGAPADYAVWRTGELVVQAPDDRVARWSTDPRSGTPGLPDLTPGNTLPECLRTVVSGQTVYVRPGE, from the coding sequence ATGAGTGAGAGCGCGACCCCGGCCGAACACCGCACCGTGCTGCTGCGCGGTGGAGAAGTCCACAGCCCCGCCGACCCCTTCGCCACCGCGATGGTCGTCGAACGGGGCCACGTCGCCTGGGTGGGCTCCGAAGGGGCCGCGGACGCCTTCGCTTCGGGGGTGGACGAGGTGATCGACCTCGAGGGCGCCCTCGTCACCCCGGCCTTCGTGGACGCGCACGTGCACACGACGGCGACGGGTCTGGCGCTCACCGGGCTCGACCTCTCCTCCGCCGCCTCGCTCGCCGAGGCGGCGGAACGCATCCGGTCGTACGCCGGGGCCAGGCCCGCCGACCGCGTCCTCATCGGACACGGCTGGGACGCCTCGTGCTGGCCCGAGCGGCGGCCGCTCAGCCGTGAGGAGCTGGACGGGCTCACGGGAGGCCGCCCCCTCTACCTCACCCGGATCGACGTCCACTCGGCGCTGGTCACCACCGCGATGCTCGACCTGGTGCCCGCGGCCCGGGGCATGGAAGGGTTCCGCGACGGCGAGCCGCTCACCGGCGAGGCGCACCATGCCGTCCGGGCGGCCGCGTACGCCTCGGTCTCGCCCGGGCAGCGGGCCGAGGCCCAGCGCGCTGCGCTGCGGCACGCCGTCTCCCTCGGCATCGGCACCGTCCACGAGTGCGGCGGGCCCGACATCTCCTCCGAGGACGACTTCACCGGGCTGCTCAAGGCGGCGGCCGAGCCGGGACCGCGCGTCGTGGGCTACTGGGCCGAGACGGACGTGGAGCGGGCCCGTGCCCTCGGGGCCGCCGGAGCGGCCGGAGATCTCTTCGCCGACGGTTCGCTCGGCTCGCACACCGCCTGCCTGCACGAGCCCTACGCCGACGCCCCGCACGCCGGCGCCGCCCACCTCGACGCGGCCGCCGTCGCCGCGCATGTCACCGAGTGCACCGAGGCCGGGCTCCAGGCCGGCTTCCACGCCATCGGCGACCACGCGATCAGCAACGTCGTGGCGGGAGTGAGGGCCGCCGCGGACGCCGTCGGTCTCGCCCGGATCCGGGCCGCCCGCCATCGGGTCGAACACGCCGAGATGCTCACCCCCGAAACGGTCGCCGCGTTCGCCGAGCTCGGTCTGACCGCCTCGGTGCAGCCCGCGTTCGACGCGGCCTGGGGCGGCGACACCGGCATGTATGCGCAGCGCCTGGGCGTCGAGCGGGCCCGCACCCTCAACCCGTACGCCGCCCTGCTGCGCGCCGGGGTCCCGCTGGCCTTCGGCTCGGACAGCCCGGTCACCCCCCTCGACCCGTGGGGCACCGTCCGGGCCGCGGCCTTCCACCGCACTCCCGAGCACCGGGTGTCCGTACGTGCCGCCTTCACCGCCCACACCCGCGGCGGCTGGCGTGCCGTCGGACGCGACGACGCGGGCACGCTGGTGCCCGGGGCCCCTGCGGACTACGCGGTCTGGCGCACCGGTGAGCTCGTCGTCCAGGCGCCCGACGACCGGGTCGCCCGCTGGTCCACCGACCCCCGTTCCGGTACGCCCGGCCTGCCCGATCTCACCCCCGGAAACACGCTCCCGGAGTGCCTGCGGACCGTGGTCTCCGGACAAACGGTCTACGTGCGGCCGGGCGAGTGA